The proteins below are encoded in one region of Paraburkholderia phenazinium:
- a CDS encoding DUF2239 family protein, whose product MTQQTTTCTAFEGVRRIASGAFVDVALAVKQVTERGEQAPVLIFDDVTSQPVEFDLRGTADEVRERLTREQTGAPVSDESADPTDASAPRGRGRPRLGVVAREVTLLPRHWDWLNSRPGGASVALRKLVDAARLSGEDTDRVRRAQEAAYRFMTALAGNLPGYEEATRALYAADAARFAASIAQWPGDVHEHAAKLASRAFGAV is encoded by the coding sequence ATGACCCAGCAAACCACAACGTGCACGGCCTTCGAGGGCGTTCGGCGCATCGCGTCGGGCGCATTCGTGGATGTCGCGCTCGCCGTGAAGCAGGTGACCGAGCGCGGCGAACAAGCGCCCGTGCTGATTTTCGACGACGTGACGAGCCAACCGGTCGAGTTCGACTTGCGTGGTACTGCAGATGAGGTGCGCGAGCGATTGACGCGCGAGCAGACGGGCGCACCCGTGAGCGACGAGTCGGCTGACCCGACCGATGCCAGTGCACCGCGTGGCCGTGGCCGTCCGAGGCTAGGCGTGGTGGCGCGCGAGGTGACACTGCTGCCGCGTCACTGGGACTGGCTCAATAGCCGGCCCGGCGGAGCGTCGGTGGCCTTGCGCAAACTTGTGGACGCCGCGCGTCTATCAGGCGAAGACACGGACCGCGTGCGTCGTGCCCAGGAAGCGGCCTATCGTTTCATGACCGCGCTAGCCGGCAATCTGCCGGGTTACGAGGAAGCGACGCGTGCGCTTTATGCCGCCGACGCGGCCCGCTTCGCGGCCTCCATCGCGCAGTGGCCAGGCGACGTACACGAGCACGCTGCGAAACTCGCATCAAGAGCATTCGGCGCCGTCTAG
- a CDS encoding methyl-accepting chemotaxis protein: MKWFERMTVLQSLLVSFAAVIGFCVVVGGAGLMTLSSMHDLTVEIGSRHMDGLYWMEEANRNKIDADLAAANLGYAANEAGRQRLDANIVESLKNMHDAYDRYRATLSTSKGQTLLDEVLRKSAVWEEIVHQQIGQEPIPAGVDNNELVRRAIASSEALRDSIVQVIDYRRQQASDAQAEAAASYRHMRIVLSSLVLSALVVGMLLAWLIARRLGRQLGGEPGYAAQIANRIAAGDLSVRVETHADDTRSLLFALRNMRERLAGIVAGISESSESILLASGEIAQGNTDLSQRTEEQAASLEETASSMEQLTATVRQNADNAQQASGVAHGASEVAARGSGLVGDVVETMRELAAGSKRMTDIIAVIEGIAFQTNILALNAAVEAARAGEQGRGFAVVAGEVRSLAQRSALSAKEIKELIETSTTRVGSGAALAERAGQTMAEVTQAVQRVTDIMGEISAASHEQSTGIEQVNRAVAQMDEVTQQNAALVEQAAAAAASMADQARELKTAVAVFEL, from the coding sequence ATGAAGTGGTTCGAGCGTATGACGGTGTTGCAAAGCCTGCTGGTGTCGTTTGCCGCCGTGATCGGGTTCTGCGTGGTGGTGGGAGGCGCTGGTTTGATGACCTTGTCGTCCATGCACGACCTGACTGTGGAGATCGGCAGCCGTCATATGGACGGTCTCTACTGGATGGAAGAAGCGAACCGCAACAAGATCGACGCGGACCTCGCCGCAGCGAATCTGGGTTATGCGGCAAACGAAGCGGGACGTCAGCGTCTGGACGCCAATATCGTCGAATCGCTCAAGAACATGCACGATGCCTACGACCGCTATCGGGCGACGTTGTCGACCAGCAAAGGTCAGACGCTGCTCGACGAAGTGCTGCGCAAGTCGGCGGTGTGGGAAGAGATCGTGCATCAGCAGATCGGCCAGGAGCCGATTCCAGCGGGTGTCGACAACAACGAACTGGTGCGCCGCGCGATTGCCTCAAGCGAAGCCTTGCGCGACAGCATCGTCCAGGTCATCGACTATCGTCGTCAGCAAGCGAGCGATGCGCAGGCCGAGGCCGCCGCCAGCTACCGGCACATGCGCATTGTGCTGTCGTCGCTGGTGCTCTCAGCGCTGGTGGTCGGCATGCTGCTCGCGTGGCTGATCGCGCGGCGCCTTGGCCGGCAGCTCGGCGGCGAACCTGGCTATGCCGCTCAGATCGCCAACCGGATCGCTGCCGGCGATCTGAGCGTGCGCGTCGAGACGCACGCAGACGATACCCGTAGCCTGCTGTTCGCACTGCGTAATATGCGCGAGCGGCTCGCTGGAATCGTCGCGGGCATCAGCGAATCGAGCGAATCGATTCTGCTGGCCTCGGGCGAAATCGCCCAGGGCAACACCGATCTCTCGCAGCGCACCGAAGAGCAGGCGGCATCGCTTGAAGAGACCGCCTCCAGCATGGAGCAGTTGACTGCCACCGTACGGCAGAACGCCGACAACGCGCAGCAGGCGAGCGGTGTCGCGCACGGCGCGTCGGAGGTGGCGGCGCGCGGCAGCGGTCTGGTAGGCGACGTGGTCGAGACGATGCGTGAACTGGCGGCAGGCTCGAAGCGCATGACCGACATCATCGCGGTGATCGAAGGCATCGCTTTCCAGACCAATATCCTGGCGCTCAATGCCGCCGTCGAAGCGGCCCGAGCCGGCGAGCAGGGCCGCGGCTTCGCGGTGGTCGCGGGCGAAGTGCGTTCGCTTGCTCAGCGCAGCGCGCTCTCGGCCAAAGAGATCAAGGAACTGATCGAGACCTCGACGACGCGTGTCGGCAGCGGCGCGGCACTTGCCGAACGGGCCGGTCAGACGATGGCCGAAGTTACGCAAGCCGTGCAACGCGTGACGGACATCATGGGCGAAATCTCTGCTGCATCGCACGAACAGAGCACTGGCATCGAACAGGTGAACCGCGCCGTCGCGCAAATGGACGAGGTTACCCAGCAGAATGCCGCGCTGGTCGAGCAGGCGGCGGCTGCCGCAGCTTCGATGGCAGACCAGGCACGCGAACTGAAGACCGCAGTGGCGGTGTTCGAACTCTAG
- a CDS encoding solute carrier family 23 protein, protein MADSYFPRWRTQPSAAEGRVVNTDERLAWPQMLAMGIQHVVAMFGSTVLAPLLMGFDPNLCIFMSGIGTLLFFVVVGGRVPSYLGSSFAFIGLVIAVTGYGGHGLNSNIPVALGGIVACGVVYAIIGLIVSAVGTKWIETLMPPLVTGAIVCVIGLNLAPIAVKGVSGSNFDSWMALVTVLCVAAVAVFARGMLQRLLILVGLLAAYVIYAIVTNGLGMGKPIDFSIVANAAWFGMPHFTAPVFNVQAMTLLAPIAVILVAENLGHIKAVSAMTGQNLDRYVGRAFIGDGLATIVSGFAGGTGVTTYAENIGVMAVTKIYSTLVFVIAALIALVLGFSPKFGAVIQTIPGPVLGGVSIVVFGLIAVTGARIWVVNKVDFSDNRNLIVAAVTLVLGAGDFSLKLGGFALGGIGTATFGAIILYALLRRKPAQQPAV, encoded by the coding sequence ATGGCCGATTCCTACTTCCCCCGCTGGCGCACACAGCCGAGCGCCGCTGAGGGCCGCGTCGTCAACACCGATGAACGGCTCGCCTGGCCGCAGATGTTGGCGATGGGCATCCAGCACGTCGTCGCCATGTTCGGTTCGACCGTGCTCGCGCCGCTGCTGATGGGCTTCGATCCGAACCTGTGCATCTTCATGTCGGGGATCGGCACGCTGCTGTTTTTCGTCGTGGTGGGTGGCCGTGTGCCGAGCTATCTCGGCTCGAGTTTTGCCTTCATCGGCCTCGTGATCGCCGTGACCGGCTACGGTGGACACGGTTTGAACAGCAACATCCCGGTGGCGCTCGGCGGGATCGTCGCGTGCGGCGTGGTGTACGCGATCATCGGGCTGATCGTTTCGGCGGTCGGCACGAAGTGGATCGAGACGCTAATGCCGCCGCTCGTTACGGGCGCGATTGTCTGCGTGATCGGGTTGAACCTGGCGCCGATCGCCGTCAAGGGCGTGAGCGGCAGCAACTTCGATTCGTGGATGGCGCTCGTCACCGTGCTGTGCGTCGCGGCGGTCGCCGTGTTTGCACGCGGCATGCTGCAGCGCTTGCTGATCCTGGTCGGCCTGCTGGCCGCCTACGTGATCTACGCGATCGTCACGAACGGTCTCGGCATGGGCAAGCCGATCGACTTCTCGATTGTCGCCAACGCCGCGTGGTTCGGCATGCCGCATTTCACGGCACCGGTGTTCAACGTGCAGGCAATGACCTTGCTGGCGCCGATCGCGGTGATCCTCGTCGCAGAGAATCTCGGCCACATCAAGGCCGTAAGCGCGATGACCGGTCAGAATCTCGATCGTTACGTAGGCCGCGCATTCATTGGCGACGGTCTCGCCACCATCGTCTCCGGTTTCGCCGGCGGCACGGGTGTCACGACCTACGCGGAAAACATCGGTGTGATGGCCGTGACGAAAATCTACTCGACGCTGGTGTTCGTGATCGCCGCGCTGATTGCGCTGGTGCTCGGCTTTTCGCCGAAGTTCGGTGCAGTGATCCAGACGATTCCGGGACCGGTGCTGGGCGGCGTGTCGATTGTGGTGTTCGGGCTGATTGCGGTGACGGGCGCGCGCATCTGGGTGGTCAACAAGGTGGACTTCTCCGACAACCGCAATCTGATCGTCGCGGCCGTCACGCTCGTACTGGGCGCAGGGGACTTCTCGCTGAAGCTGGGCGGCTTTGCGCTTGGTGGCATTGGGACTGCTACCTTTGGCGCGATCATTCTTTACGCGCTGCTGCGCCGCAAGCCCGCACAGCAACCGGCTGTGTGA
- a CDS encoding Na+/H+ antiporter, with protein MEIVFTVLILLLAVAASGAVRVMPVKLPLPLVQIVVGALLAWPRLGLHVTFDSEIFMMLFIPPLLFADGWRIPKREFFMARRAILLLALGLVFMTVLAVGYFVHALVPAISLPVAFALAAVLSPTDAVALTGIAGKNRIPGQLMHILEGEALMNDASGLVALKFAIAAALTGVFSLRDASISFVIIALGGLTTGAVVSWLFSFVSARFLSVMENGDPAPGVVMTLLIPFAAYLFAEHFGWSGILAAVAAGMMMNYTSIAHAGPVAERVRANSTWAMIEFVFNGMVFILLGLQFPHILGRALIDAHETSNEQMLLLIGYIAAVSVALYALRFVWVWLLRWYASRGAAKQGMANAVPGLRTVTITTVAGVRGAVTMAGVLSLPETLPNGVALPGRNLAIFIAAGVILVSLLVAVVGLPLLLQGWRRGRDPHAAEERHARKLAAQAAIRAVDDLHETASADLDESAAAYATDVTARVMDIYRRRLATLGDATTPPSEQARRAEALEFQMKLAAIRAERAVLLSLRNTQKINDETLNKLMREVDLSETALITRGVARA; from the coding sequence ATGGAAATTGTCTTCACTGTCCTGATCCTCCTGCTTGCGGTGGCCGCCTCCGGTGCCGTTCGCGTGATGCCGGTCAAGTTGCCGCTCCCGCTCGTACAGATCGTCGTCGGCGCCCTGCTCGCGTGGCCCAGGCTCGGGCTGCACGTCACCTTCGATTCGGAAATCTTCATGATGCTCTTCATTCCGCCGCTTTTGTTCGCGGACGGATGGCGCATCCCCAAGCGCGAGTTCTTCATGGCGCGCCGCGCGATCCTGCTGCTCGCGCTCGGACTCGTCTTCATGACGGTGCTGGCGGTCGGCTATTTCGTGCATGCGCTGGTGCCGGCTATCTCGCTGCCCGTCGCCTTCGCGCTCGCTGCCGTGCTCTCGCCAACCGATGCGGTCGCGTTGACCGGCATCGCGGGCAAAAACCGGATTCCAGGGCAACTGATGCACATCCTGGAAGGTGAGGCGCTGATGAACGATGCGTCGGGCCTCGTCGCGCTGAAGTTCGCCATCGCAGCCGCGTTGACCGGTGTGTTCTCGCTGCGCGACGCCTCGATCAGTTTCGTGATCATCGCGCTCGGCGGGCTCACGACCGGTGCCGTGGTGAGCTGGCTGTTCAGCTTCGTGTCCGCGCGTTTTCTGAGCGTGATGGAGAACGGCGACCCGGCACCGGGCGTCGTGATGACACTGCTGATCCCGTTCGCGGCCTATCTGTTTGCCGAGCATTTCGGCTGGTCCGGAATACTCGCAGCGGTCGCCGCCGGAATGATGATGAACTACACCAGCATCGCGCATGCGGGGCCGGTCGCGGAGCGGGTGCGGGCCAACAGCACATGGGCGATGATCGAATTCGTCTTCAATGGCATGGTGTTCATTCTGCTCGGGCTACAGTTTCCGCATATCCTCGGCCGGGCGTTGATCGACGCACACGAGACCAGTAATGAGCAGATGCTGTTGCTGATCGGCTATATCGCCGCAGTGTCGGTTGCGCTGTATGCGCTGCGCTTTGTGTGGGTATGGCTGCTGCGCTGGTATGCGAGCCGCGGCGCCGCGAAGCAGGGCATGGCGAACGCGGTGCCCGGCCTGCGGACCGTCACGATCACGACGGTGGCCGGCGTGCGCGGTGCAGTGACCATGGCCGGTGTGCTGTCACTGCCCGAGACGTTGCCCAACGGGGTGGCGCTGCCGGGACGAAATCTGGCGATCTTCATCGCGGCGGGCGTGATCCTCGTGTCGCTGCTCGTGGCGGTGGTGGGGTTACCGCTGCTGCTGCAGGGCTGGCGGCGCGGGCGCGATCCACATGCGGCCGAGGAACGGCACGCCCGCAAGCTCGCGGCGCAAGCGGCGATTCGCGCCGTCGACGATCTGCACGAGACCGCGAGCGCCGATCTCGACGAATCGGCTGCGGCCTATGCGACCGATGTGACGGCACGCGTGATGGATATCTATCGTCGCCGTCTCGCAACCCTCGGCGATGCGACTACGCCTCCGAGCGAGCAGGCCCGCCGCGCCGAGGCGCTGGAGTTTCAGATGAAGCTGGCTGCGATTCGCGCGGAACGCGCGGTGCTGCTGTCGCTGCGCAACACGCAGAAGATCAACGACGAAACACTTAACAAGCTGATGCGCGAAGTGGATCTGTCGGAGACAGCGCTGATCACGCGCGGCGTGGCGCGCGCGTGA
- a CDS encoding sensor domain-containing phosphodiesterase produces MTIAQQERTTAAPHGFEVSVTSGLERYSVRHGDLELTSVFQPIFSLSHMRAVGYEGLLRAHDALDRPVSPLDVFGQAARIGDVLQVDRLAQALHLENFKVLGAEKEWLFLNVHPGALTDPYHAAALLANLRRLDLSPRRIVLEVLEQRAEDLERLADAVRKFRELGFLIALDDFGAGHSNVERIWQLNPDIVKLDRIMLSHAAHRADMATILPGLVALLHEAGKLVLIEGVETEHEAQMALGCNADFVQGFFFGRPNPGAADSAQAVICISEVTERYRDQTEARERRNASRLAPYIRAFERAAERLAAGELLDEVCWNFLALDHAARCFLLDEKGRQAGRNVVLRADRASHETRFLPLADAQGANWLRRPYFRAAINAPDRVHVTRPYLSINEALPCVTLSVVTHVGEQTCVLCGDIDWVEE; encoded by the coding sequence ATGACGATTGCGCAACAGGAAAGAACGACCGCCGCACCGCACGGCTTCGAGGTGAGTGTGACCTCGGGGCTCGAGCGGTATTCGGTGCGGCACGGGGATCTGGAGCTGACGAGCGTGTTTCAGCCGATCTTCAGTTTGTCGCATATGCGCGCGGTCGGCTACGAAGGTTTGCTGCGCGCCCACGACGCGCTCGACCGGCCGGTGTCGCCGCTCGACGTGTTCGGCCAGGCGGCGCGGATTGGCGACGTGCTGCAGGTGGACCGGCTGGCGCAGGCGCTGCATCTGGAGAACTTCAAGGTGCTCGGCGCCGAGAAGGAGTGGCTGTTTCTCAATGTCCATCCAGGGGCGTTGACCGATCCGTACCACGCTGCCGCGCTGCTCGCGAATCTGCGGCGGCTTGATCTGTCGCCGCGGCGCATTGTGCTGGAGGTGCTGGAGCAACGCGCGGAAGACCTGGAACGGCTCGCGGATGCGGTGCGCAAGTTCCGTGAACTCGGCTTCCTGATTGCGTTGGACGATTTCGGCGCGGGGCATTCGAACGTCGAACGGATCTGGCAACTGAACCCCGACATCGTCAAGCTCGATCGCATCATGCTCTCGCATGCCGCACATCGCGCCGACATGGCGACAATTCTGCCCGGCCTCGTCGCGCTGTTGCATGAAGCGGGCAAGCTCGTGCTGATCGAAGGCGTGGAGACTGAGCACGAGGCGCAGATGGCGCTCGGCTGCAACGCCGATTTCGTGCAGGGTTTTTTCTTTGGCCGCCCGAACCCGGGTGCCGCGGACAGCGCGCAGGCCGTGATCTGCATCAGCGAAGTCACCGAGCGCTATCGCGACCAGACTGAAGCACGCGAGCGGCGCAATGCGAGCCGGCTGGCGCCGTATATCCGCGCGTTCGAACGCGCGGCGGAACGGCTCGCGGCCGGCGAGCTGCTCGATGAGGTGTGCTGGAACTTCCTCGCGCTCGATCACGCGGCACGTTGCTTTTTGCTCGACGAGAAAGGCCGTCAGGCGGGACGCAACGTGGTGCTGCGCGCCGACCGGGCCTCGCATGAGACGCGCTTTTTGCCGCTCGCCGATGCCCAGGGGGCGAACTGGTTGCGGCGGCCATATTTTCGCGCGGCGATCAATGCGCCGGACAGGGTGCATGTGACCCGGCCGTACCTGTCGATTAATGAGGCATTGCCGTGCGTGACGCTGTCGGTGGTGACGCATGTCGGTGAGCAGACATGTGTGCTGTGTGGGGATATCGATTGGGTGGAGGAATAG
- a CDS encoding copper homeostasis protein CutC translates to MSESHVLLEVIATTVADARLAAQAGADRLELITGMGEGGLTPSLGLIEAVTAAVDIPVNVIVRPHSRSFVFDGDDFAVMLRDVRAVAAAGANGVVIGMLTPDGEIDREGLARAIDAADGLAITFHRAFDETRDLHEALDVLLGFDAVTNVLTSGGKPSVLQAEEMIRTLLRQAAGSHCTVLAGAGLTVDALAGFVQATRVKAVHFGSGVRIDGNGLAPLDPQKIARVRAALEAA, encoded by the coding sequence ATGTCCGAGTCCCACGTTTTGCTGGAAGTCATCGCCACCACGGTCGCCGATGCGCGGCTTGCCGCGCAGGCGGGAGCCGACCGGCTCGAATTGATCACGGGGATGGGCGAAGGCGGCTTGACGCCCAGTCTCGGGTTGATCGAAGCCGTGACGGCGGCTGTCGATATTCCTGTGAATGTGATCGTGCGGCCGCACAGCCGTTCGTTCGTGTTCGACGGCGATGACTTTGCGGTGATGTTGCGCGACGTGCGGGCGGTCGCCGCAGCGGGCGCGAATGGCGTGGTGATCGGGATGCTGACTCCTGACGGCGAGATTGACCGCGAGGGTTTAGCGCGGGCGATCGACGCGGCGGATGGTCTTGCGATCACGTTCCACCGTGCGTTCGATGAAACCCGCGATCTGCATGAGGCGCTCGATGTACTGCTCGGGTTCGACGCGGTCACGAATGTGCTGACCTCGGGCGGCAAGCCGTCGGTGCTGCAAGCCGAAGAGATGATTCGAACGCTGTTGCGGCAGGCGGCGGGTTCGCACTGCACCGTGCTGGCCGGCGCAGGGTTGACGGTGGATGCCTTGGCCGGATTCGTTCAGGCCACTCGCGTCAAGGCGGTGCACTTCGGCTCGGGCGTGCGGATTGATGGGAATGGGCTGGCGCCGCTGGATCCGCAGAAGATTGCGCGTGTGAGGGCTGCACTGGAGGCGGCGTAG